From Streptosporangium album, the proteins below share one genomic window:
- the hemE gene encoding uroporphyrinogen decarboxylase: protein MTPELADSPFLRACRRLPVSHTPVWFMRQAGRSLPEYRAVRGTVPMLTACATPDLIVEITMQPVRRYGVDAAIFFSDIVVPLKAIGIDLDIKPGVGPVVAEPIRDAAAVKRLRPIEPGDVSYVTEAIRALTGELGPTPLIGFAGAPFTLASYLIEGGPSKNHDHTKAMMYGEPHLWHALMDRLTGIALGFLRVQAAAGASAVQLFDSWVGAVAPEDYREFVLPYTSRIFAGLADLDIPRIHFGVGTGELLGLLGEAGADVVGVDWRVPLDEAARRVGPGKALQGNLDPATLFAPWEVVERRAGDILARGAKAEGHIFNLGHGVPPGADPDQLARLTDFVHEASAR from the coding sequence GTGACTCCCGAGCTTGCCGACTCTCCGTTCCTGCGCGCCTGCCGCCGCCTGCCCGTCTCCCACACCCCCGTGTGGTTCATGCGCCAGGCAGGTCGCTCGCTGCCCGAATACCGGGCCGTGCGCGGAACGGTGCCGATGCTCACCGCGTGCGCCACCCCCGACCTGATCGTTGAGATCACGATGCAGCCGGTCCGCCGTTACGGCGTGGACGCGGCCATCTTCTTCAGCGACATCGTGGTGCCGCTCAAGGCGATCGGGATCGACCTGGACATCAAGCCCGGCGTCGGCCCGGTGGTGGCCGAGCCGATCAGGGACGCGGCCGCGGTCAAGAGGCTGCGCCCGATCGAGCCCGGTGACGTCTCCTACGTCACCGAGGCCATCCGGGCGCTGACCGGGGAGCTCGGCCCGACCCCGCTCATCGGCTTCGCGGGCGCGCCGTTCACCCTGGCGTCCTACCTCATCGAGGGCGGGCCCTCCAAGAACCACGACCACACCAAGGCGATGATGTACGGCGAGCCGCACCTGTGGCATGCCCTGATGGACCGGCTGACCGGGATCGCCCTCGGCTTCCTGCGCGTCCAGGCGGCCGCCGGAGCCTCGGCCGTCCAGCTCTTCGACTCCTGGGTCGGCGCCGTCGCCCCCGAGGACTACCGTGAGTTCGTCCTGCCCTACACCAGCCGCATCTTCGCCGGCCTGGCCGACCTGGACATCCCCCGCATCCACTTCGGCGTGGGCACCGGCGAACTGCTCGGCCTGCTCGGCGAGGCGGGGGCCGACGTCGTCGGCGTCGACTGGCGGGTCCCGCTCGACGAGGCCGCCCGGCGGGTCGGGCCGGGCAAAGCGCTCCAGGGCAACCTGGACCCGGCGACGCTGTTCGCCCCCTGGGAGGTTGTCGAGCGCCGCGCGGGTGACATCCTCGCCCGCGGTGCCAAGGCCGAGGGCCACATCTTCAACCTGGGCCACGGCGTGCCGCCCGGCGCCGACCCCGACCAGCTCGCCCGCCTCACCGACTTCGTGCACGAGGCGTCCGCCCGCTGA
- a CDS encoding LacI family DNA-binding transcriptional regulator, translating into MVTLEDVARQAGVSLATASRVLNGSTRQVGASLRDKVELAAAQLGYRTNVAAQTLARGASNVIGLVVHDLTDPYFAAIADGVMRVAESQGLVVMVGTTHRDPEREIAYVSTLNAQRVGAVLLAGSRVADPHVTGRLREELDRYRQTGGRVACVGQDLLGVDSVVPGNREGAAALARALAGLGHRRFAVLAGPAGLITAGDRTAGFAGALAELGLPAPQIVHGSFDRDGGYAAAAVVSGATCVFAVNDVMAVGALASFRGRGIRVPEDVSVAGFDDIATLRDLVPALSTVRLPLADMGARALELALGPDEEPRVVHVAGEVVLRESARSLS; encoded by the coding sequence GTGGTCACGCTTGAGGATGTCGCGCGGCAGGCGGGCGTCTCGCTCGCGACGGCCTCACGGGTGCTCAACGGGAGCACCCGGCAGGTGGGGGCGTCCTTACGGGACAAGGTGGAACTGGCCGCCGCCCAGCTCGGCTACCGGACCAACGTGGCCGCGCAGACGCTGGCCCGGGGGGCCAGCAACGTGATCGGGCTGGTGGTCCACGACCTCACCGACCCCTACTTCGCCGCGATCGCGGACGGAGTCATGCGGGTGGCCGAGAGCCAGGGGCTCGTGGTCATGGTCGGAACCACGCACCGCGACCCCGAACGGGAGATCGCCTACGTCTCGACCCTGAACGCGCAGCGGGTCGGCGCCGTGCTGCTCGCCGGGTCCCGGGTGGCCGACCCCCACGTGACCGGCAGGCTCCGTGAGGAGCTCGACCGCTACCGTCAGACCGGTGGGCGGGTGGCCTGCGTCGGCCAGGACCTGCTCGGGGTGGACTCGGTGGTGCCGGGCAACCGTGAGGGTGCGGCCGCACTCGCCCGGGCCCTCGCCGGGCTGGGGCACCGGCGCTTCGCCGTGCTCGCGGGTCCCGCCGGGCTGATCACGGCCGGCGACAGGACGGCCGGATTCGCCGGGGCGCTCGCCGAGCTCGGCCTGCCGGCGCCGCAGATCGTGCACGGTTCCTTCGACCGCGACGGCGGCTACGCGGCGGCGGCCGTGGTCTCCGGCGCCACATGCGTGTTCGCCGTCAACGACGTGATGGCCGTAGGCGCGCTGGCCTCCTTCAGGGGCCGTGGCATCCGGGTGCCCGAGGACGTCTCGGTGGCGGGGTTCGACGACATCGCCACACTCCGGGACCTGGTCCCGGCCCTCTCCACCGTACGGCTGCCGCTGGCCGACATGGGCGCCCGCGCGCTGGAGCTGGCACTCGGCCCGGACGAGGAGCCTCGCGTCGTGCACGTGGCCGGCGAGGTCGTCCTCCGCGAGAGCGCCCGCAGCCTGTCGTAG
- a CDS encoding 3-hydroxyacyl-CoA dehydrogenase NAD-binding domain-containing protein, with amino-acid sequence MTDIKELFADEVVTRATVRDVELPYGAGTMALITLDNGFDHTKPSTFGPGGLTSLNEALDAIAGRGDLAAVGVVGKPFIFAVGADLKGAAMVAERDQALAIGTLGHQVFRRLGELDVPSFAFVNGAAMGGGLEVALHCTYRTISSGVPAVALPECFLGLVPGWGGTQLLPRLVGPATAIKLIIENPLSQNRMIKGRDAFAAGIADAMFEPADFLEESLRWAARVLRGEVTVSRTDHTAEDWSKTVADARFLVDMKLRGASPAPYRALELIELARTASREEGFDAESQALAGLLMGDELRAGLYSFDLVQRRAKRPAGAPDKSLARKVTKVGVVGAGLMASQMALLFARRLEVPVVLTDLDQARLDKGVGYVHAEVDKLLGKGRVSGDQANRLKALVTGSLTKDAFADADFVIEAVFEDLKVKQQVFAEVEAVVSAECVLATNTSSLSLTEMAAGLRHPERVVGFHFFNPVAVMPLLEIIRGEKTDDATLATAFSVGRSLKKSSVLVKDAPAFVVNRILTRFMGEVIGAVDEGTPLEVADHALDGLGLPMTPFTLLQLVGPAVALHVAETMHAAFPSRYGVSENLARLVAAGKPGVYAPDFSLDAEAVTLFSGGTSPSTAEEVRLRALRALEEEIRIMLDEGVVAAAQDIDLCMILGAGWPFHLGGVTPYLDRTGIAEPRFLPPGVASVPA; translated from the coding sequence GTGACGGACATCAAGGAACTCTTCGCCGACGAGGTCGTCACCAGGGCGACCGTCCGCGATGTGGAACTGCCCTACGGGGCGGGCACCATGGCGCTGATCACGCTGGACAACGGCTTCGACCACACCAAGCCCTCCACGTTCGGCCCCGGAGGTCTCACCTCCCTGAACGAGGCACTCGACGCGATCGCGGGCCGCGGCGACCTGGCGGCCGTGGGCGTCGTCGGCAAGCCGTTCATCTTCGCGGTGGGCGCCGATCTCAAGGGCGCCGCCATGGTCGCCGAGCGGGACCAGGCCCTTGCCATCGGCACGCTGGGCCACCAGGTGTTCCGCCGTCTCGGTGAGCTGGACGTGCCGTCGTTCGCGTTCGTGAACGGCGCGGCGATGGGCGGCGGTCTGGAGGTCGCCCTCCACTGCACCTACCGGACCATCTCCTCCGGCGTGCCCGCCGTGGCGCTGCCCGAGTGCTTCCTCGGCCTGGTGCCGGGCTGGGGCGGCACCCAGCTGCTGCCCCGCCTGGTCGGTCCGGCCACGGCCATCAAGCTGATCATCGAGAACCCGCTCTCGCAGAACCGCATGATCAAGGGCAGGGACGCCTTCGCGGCCGGCATCGCGGACGCGATGTTCGAGCCCGCCGACTTCCTGGAGGAGTCGCTGCGCTGGGCGGCCCGGGTGCTGCGCGGTGAGGTGACCGTCTCCCGCACCGACCACACCGCCGAGGACTGGTCGAAGACCGTCGCCGACGCCCGCTTCCTGGTCGACATGAAGCTGCGCGGCGCCTCCCCCGCCCCCTACCGGGCGCTGGAGCTGATCGAGCTGGCCCGGACCGCCTCGCGCGAGGAGGGGTTCGACGCCGAGAGCCAGGCGCTGGCCGGCCTCCTCATGGGCGACGAGCTCCGCGCCGGCCTCTACTCCTTCGACCTGGTGCAGCGCCGGGCCAAGCGGCCGGCCGGTGCCCCCGACAAGTCCCTGGCCCGCAAGGTCACCAAGGTCGGCGTCGTCGGCGCGGGCCTGATGGCCTCGCAGATGGCGCTGCTGTTCGCCCGCCGCCTGGAGGTCCCGGTCGTACTGACCGACCTCGACCAGGCGCGGCTGGACAAGGGCGTCGGCTACGTGCACGCCGAGGTCGACAAGCTGCTCGGCAAGGGCCGCGTGTCCGGCGACCAGGCCAACCGGCTCAAGGCCCTGGTGACGGGCTCGCTGACCAAGGACGCGTTCGCCGACGCCGACTTCGTCATCGAGGCGGTCTTCGAGGACCTGAAGGTCAAGCAGCAGGTGTTCGCCGAGGTGGAGGCGGTCGTCTCCGCCGAGTGCGTGCTGGCCACCAACACCTCCTCGCTCTCCCTCACCGAGATGGCCGCGGGGCTGCGGCACCCCGAGCGGGTCGTGGGCTTCCACTTCTTCAACCCGGTCGCCGTGATGCCGCTGCTGGAGATCATCCGGGGTGAGAAGACCGACGACGCGACACTGGCCACGGCCTTCTCGGTCGGCAGGTCGCTGAAGAAGTCGTCGGTGCTGGTCAAGGACGCGCCCGCGTTCGTGGTCAACCGGATCCTGACCCGGTTCATGGGCGAGGTCATCGGCGCCGTCGACGAGGGCACCCCGCTGGAGGTCGCCGACCACGCGCTGGACGGGCTCGGCCTGCCGATGACGCCGTTCACCCTGCTCCAGCTCGTCGGCCCGGCCGTCGCGCTGCACGTCGCCGAGACCATGCACGCGGCCTTCCCGTCCCGCTACGGCGTGTCGGAGAACCTCGCGCGGCTGGTCGCGGCGGGCAAGCCCGGCGTCTACGCGCCGGACTTCTCGCTGGACGCGGAGGCCGTGACCCTCTTCTCCGGCGGCACCTCCCCGTCGACCGCCGAGGAGGTACGGCTGCGCGCGCTGCGGGCGCTTGAGGAGGAGATCCGCATCATGCTCGACGAGGGCGTGGTGGCGGCGGCCCAGGACATCGACCTGTGCATGATCCTCGGTGCCGGCTGGCCGTTCCATCTGGGGGGCGTCACGCCGTACCTGGACCGGACGGGCATCGCCGAGCCGCGCTTCCTGCCGCCGGGTGTGGCCTCCGTCCCCGCGTAG
- a CDS encoding dihydrodipicolinate synthase family protein, with protein sequence MRIALPGGEHTLREPVTWARPAGPAESRTVYAAAHVVADPLGDNTPGSPAAVDWEATLRFRRHLWSYGLRIADAMDTAQRNMGLDWAATRELIRRSAAEAAEFGDTATLVACGAGTDHAPDAGTLEEVVAAYTEQIETVRDAGAGVIVMASRQLARIARGPEDYHAVYGKLLSQTDRPVILHWLGEMFDPHLAGYWGSADVGEATAAFLALVREHAPMVDGVKVSLLDAEHEIGLRAALPEGVRLYTGDDFNYPSLIKSGSHALLGIFDPIAPAAAAALQALDAGDLGRYDEIMDPTVALARKIFERPTYNYKTGIVFLAWLNGHQEAFTMVNGAQAARSLPHLAEVFRLADRAGLLTDPELAVHRMRSLLAVHGL encoded by the coding sequence ATGAGGATCGCGCTGCCCGGCGGTGAGCACACGCTGCGCGAACCGGTGACGTGGGCGAGGCCCGCCGGTCCCGCGGAGAGCCGGACCGTCTACGCGGCCGCCCACGTCGTCGCCGACCCGCTCGGCGACAACACCCCCGGCTCCCCCGCCGCCGTCGACTGGGAGGCCACCCTGCGCTTCCGCAGGCACCTGTGGTCGTACGGCCTGCGGATCGCCGACGCCATGGACACCGCGCAACGCAACATGGGCCTGGACTGGGCGGCCACCCGCGAGCTGATCCGGCGCAGCGCCGCCGAGGCGGCGGAGTTCGGCGACACGGCCACGCTGGTGGCCTGTGGCGCCGGCACCGACCACGCGCCGGACGCGGGGACGCTGGAAGAGGTGGTGGCCGCCTACACCGAGCAGATCGAGACCGTGCGGGACGCGGGCGCCGGTGTCATCGTCATGGCCAGCCGCCAGCTCGCCCGGATCGCGCGGGGCCCCGAGGACTACCACGCGGTATACGGCAAGCTGCTCTCCCAGACCGACCGGCCGGTGATCCTGCACTGGCTGGGTGAGATGTTCGACCCCCACCTGGCGGGCTACTGGGGCTCGGCGGACGTGGGCGAGGCCACCGCGGCGTTCCTGGCACTGGTGCGCGAGCACGCACCGATGGTGGACGGCGTCAAGGTCTCGCTGCTGGACGCCGAGCACGAGATCGGGCTGCGGGCGGCGCTGCCGGAGGGCGTCAGGCTCTACACCGGCGACGACTTCAACTACCCCTCCCTGATCAAGTCGGGCAGCCACGCGCTGCTGGGCATCTTCGACCCGATCGCCCCGGCCGCCGCGGCCGCCCTGCAGGCACTCGACGCGGGCGACCTCGGCCGCTACGACGAGATCATGGATCCCACGGTCGCCCTCGCACGGAAGATCTTCGAGAGGCCGACCTACAACTACAAGACCGGCATCGTCTTCCTGGCCTGGCTCAACGGCCACCAGGAGGCCTTCACCATGGTCAACGGCGCCCAGGCGGCCCGATCGCTCCCGCACCTGGCCGAGGTGTTCCGCCTGGCCGACCGCGCCGGGCTGCTGACGGACCCCGAGCTGGCGGTCCACCGGATGCGGTCGCTGCTGGCGGTGCACGGGCTGTGA
- a CDS encoding Gfo/Idh/MocA family protein, whose protein sequence is MSPRSIGVVMNGVTGRMGYRQHLVRSVLAINEQGGVALSDGSRVTLRPVLVGRSAEKLERLADDHGIAGWTTDLDAALADDDNLIYFDAQVTQARVKAVLKAIDAGKHIYAEKPTAETFDDALALAEAATARGVKNGVVQDKLFLPGLLKLKRLIDGGFFGRILSVRGEFGYWVFEGDWQTAQRPSWNYRAEDGGGIVLDMFPHWAYVMENLFGRVRSVYAQTATHIPERVDEQGRTYPATADDAAYGVFELDNGIVAQINSSWNVRVNRDELVEFQVDGTHGSAVAGLRNCRVQHRATTPKPVWNPDLAVTARFRDDWQEVPDNDEFDNGFKIQWEMFIRHVVEDAPFPHDFTSGARGVRLAELGLRSSAEGRRLPVEP, encoded by the coding sequence ATGTCCCCGCGAAGCATCGGCGTCGTGATGAACGGTGTCACCGGCCGCATGGGTTACCGCCAGCACCTGGTCCGCTCGGTCCTGGCGATCAACGAGCAGGGCGGCGTGGCGCTGTCCGACGGCAGCCGGGTGACGCTCAGACCGGTACTGGTGGGCCGGAGCGCCGAGAAGCTGGAGAGGCTGGCGGACGACCACGGCATCGCCGGCTGGACCACCGACCTCGACGCGGCTCTGGCCGACGACGACAACCTGATCTACTTCGACGCTCAGGTCACCCAGGCCCGGGTGAAGGCCGTGCTCAAGGCGATCGACGCGGGCAAGCACATCTACGCCGAGAAGCCGACCGCCGAGACCTTCGACGACGCGCTGGCGCTGGCCGAGGCCGCGACCGCCAGAGGCGTGAAGAACGGCGTCGTGCAGGACAAGCTCTTCCTGCCGGGGCTGCTCAAGCTCAAGCGCCTCATCGACGGCGGCTTCTTCGGCCGGATCCTTTCGGTGCGCGGCGAGTTCGGCTACTGGGTCTTCGAGGGTGACTGGCAGACCGCGCAGCGCCCGTCGTGGAACTACCGCGCCGAGGACGGCGGCGGCATCGTCCTGGACATGTTCCCGCACTGGGCCTACGTGATGGAGAACCTGTTCGGCCGGGTCCGCTCGGTCTACGCCCAGACCGCCACCCACATTCCCGAGCGGGTGGACGAGCAGGGCAGGACCTACCCGGCCACCGCCGACGACGCCGCCTACGGCGTCTTCGAACTCGACAACGGCATCGTGGCCCAGATCAACTCCTCCTGGAACGTCCGGGTGAACCGGGACGAACTGGTGGAGTTCCAGGTGGACGGCACGCACGGCAGCGCCGTCGCCGGGCTGCGCAACTGCCGCGTCCAGCACCGCGCCACCACCCCCAAGCCGGTCTGGAACCCCGACCTCGCCGTCACCGCGCGTTTCCGGGACGACTGGCAGGAGGTTCCCGACAACGACGAGTTCGACAACGGCTTCAAGATCCAGTGGGAGATGTTCATCCGCCACGTGGTCGAGGACGCGCCGTTCCCCCACGACTTCACCTCCGGCGCGCGGGGCGTCCGCCTCGCCGAGCTGGGCCTGCGCTCCTCCGCCGAGGGCCGCCGCCTGCCGGTGGAGCCGTGA
- a CDS encoding ribonuclease D — protein MTDETTIVPLLEPREGIPPVIEDAAALAHVVRAFAEGTGPVAVDAERASGYRYSGRAYLVQLRRSGAGSALIDPTHCPDLSELDAALADTEVVLHAASQDLPCLAELGFHPRKLFDTELAGRLLGYERVGLGMMVENVLGFKLEKGHSAADWSARPLPEDWLRYAALDVEVLVELRDVLHEELESSGKLGWAREEFASVLAYRSPAPRSDPWRRTSGIHKVRSLRGLAVVRELWTLRDGFASEADLAPGRVLPDSAIVAAALELPRTTKALTEIPPFTGRSARRHLREWLAAIGRARTLPESELPQPSTQGDGPPPANRWMDRDPIAARRLAAARAVVAALADEHHMPTENLLQPDAVRRLTWEPPSLIEEETISARLRELGAREWQIGLTVHPVTKALIRLETKGEI, from the coding sequence GTGACCGACGAGACAACCATCGTTCCGCTGCTGGAGCCACGAGAGGGAATCCCACCCGTCATCGAGGACGCAGCCGCCCTTGCACATGTCGTGCGCGCCTTCGCCGAGGGCACCGGCCCGGTCGCCGTGGACGCCGAGCGAGCCTCGGGCTACCGCTACAGCGGCCGCGCCTACCTCGTGCAGCTGCGTCGCTCCGGTGCGGGTAGCGCGCTGATCGACCCGACCCACTGCCCGGATCTGTCGGAGCTCGACGCGGCGCTGGCCGACACGGAAGTGGTGCTGCACGCGGCCTCCCAGGACCTTCCCTGTCTGGCGGAGCTGGGCTTTCATCCCCGCAAGCTGTTCGACACCGAGCTGGCCGGGCGCCTGCTCGGCTACGAGCGGGTCGGCCTCGGCATGATGGTGGAGAACGTCCTCGGCTTCAAGCTGGAGAAGGGCCACTCGGCGGCCGACTGGTCCGCCCGCCCGCTGCCGGAAGACTGGCTGCGCTACGCGGCGCTCGACGTCGAGGTCCTGGTCGAGCTGCGCGACGTCCTCCACGAGGAGCTGGAGTCCAGCGGCAAGCTGGGGTGGGCGCGCGAGGAGTTCGCCTCTGTGCTGGCCTACCGGAGCCCCGCGCCGCGGTCGGATCCGTGGCGGCGCACCTCCGGGATCCACAAGGTCCGCTCACTGCGCGGGCTGGCGGTGGTCCGGGAACTGTGGACGCTCCGCGACGGGTTCGCCAGTGAGGCGGACCTGGCACCCGGCCGGGTCCTTCCCGACTCGGCGATCGTCGCGGCCGCGCTGGAGCTGCCCCGCACCACCAAGGCGCTCACCGAGATCCCGCCGTTCACCGGCCGCAGCGCCCGCCGGCACCTGCGCGAGTGGCTGGCGGCGATCGGCAGGGCGCGCACGCTGCCGGAGTCGGAGCTCCCGCAGCCCAGCACCCAGGGTGACGGGCCGCCGCCCGCCAACCGGTGGATGGACCGTGACCCGATCGCCGCGCGGCGGCTGGCCGCCGCCAGGGCCGTGGTGGCGGCGCTCGCCGACGAGCACCACATGCCGACGGAGAACCTGCTCCAGCCCGACGCGGTGCGCCGCCTGACCTGGGAACCGCCCTCGCTCATCGAGGAGGAGACCATCTCGGCCCGGCTGCGCGAGCTGGGCGCCCGGGAGTGGCAGATCGGCCTGACCGTCCATCCGGTGACCAAGGCGCTGATCCGGCTGGAGACCAAGGGCGAGATCTGA
- a CDS encoding thiolase family protein: MPSSRDVVFVDGVRTPFGKSGPKGLYAETRADDLVIRVIRELIRRNPNLPPERVDEVAIAATTQIGDQGLTIGRSAAVLAGLPKSVPGYAIDRMCAGAMTAVTSVAGGIAFGAYDVAIAGGVEHMGRHPMGEGVDPNPRFLAEQLVDGSALVMGMTAENLHDRYPTITKERADAFALASQEKVAKAYADGRIQPDLVPMAVRSAEKGWGLATADEGPRPGTTLDGLATLKTPFRPHGRVTAGNASGINDGATGCIVAASDVAEELGLTPKMRLVSYAFAGVDPEVMGVGPIPSTERALRLAGLSISDIGLFEINEAFAVQVLAFLEHFGIADDDSRVNPYGGAIAFGHPLASSGVRLMTQLAREFGERPDVRYGVTTMCVGMGMGGTVIWENLGWEGKK, encoded by the coding sequence GTGCCTTCCTCTCGTGACGTCGTATTCGTCGACGGTGTGCGCACGCCCTTCGGCAAGTCCGGTCCCAAGGGCCTGTACGCCGAGACGCGCGCCGACGACCTGGTGATCCGCGTCATCCGCGAGCTGATCCGGCGTAATCCCAATCTGCCGCCGGAGCGCGTCGACGAGGTGGCCATCGCGGCCACCACCCAGATCGGTGACCAGGGCCTGACCATCGGCCGTTCCGCCGCGGTGCTGGCCGGACTGCCCAAGAGCGTGCCCGGCTACGCGATCGACCGCATGTGCGCCGGAGCCATGACCGCCGTGACCTCGGTCGCCGGTGGCATCGCCTTCGGCGCCTACGACGTCGCCATCGCCGGCGGCGTCGAGCACATGGGCCGTCACCCGATGGGCGAGGGCGTGGACCCCAACCCCCGCTTCCTGGCCGAGCAGCTCGTGGACGGTTCCGCCCTGGTCATGGGAATGACCGCGGAGAACCTGCACGACCGCTACCCGACCATCACCAAGGAGCGCGCGGACGCCTTCGCCCTCGCCTCCCAGGAGAAGGTCGCCAAGGCCTACGCCGACGGCAGGATCCAGCCCGACCTGGTCCCGATGGCCGTCCGGTCGGCGGAGAAGGGCTGGGGCCTGGCCACCGCCGACGAGGGCCCCCGCCCCGGCACCACCCTCGACGGGCTCGCCACCCTGAAGACCCCGTTCCGCCCGCACGGCCGGGTCACCGCCGGCAACGCCTCCGGGATCAACGACGGCGCGACCGGCTGCATCGTGGCCGCCTCGGACGTCGCCGAGGAGCTCGGGCTCACCCCCAAGATGCGCCTGGTCTCCTACGCCTTCGCGGGCGTGGACCCCGAGGTCATGGGTGTCGGCCCGATCCCGTCCACCGAGCGGGCGCTCCGCCTGGCCGGGCTCTCCATCTCCGACATCGGCCTGTTCGAGATCAACGAGGCCTTCGCCGTACAGGTGCTGGCGTTCCTGGAGCACTTCGGCATCGCCGACGACGACTCCCGCGTCAACCCCTACGGCGGCGCGATCGCCTTCGGCCACCCGCTGGCCTCCTCGGGCGTGCGGCTCATGACGCAGCTCGCACGCGAGTTCGGCGAACGCCCCGACGTCCGGTACGGCGTGACCACGATGTGCGTCGGCATGGGCATGGGCGGGACGGTCATCTGGGAGAACCTGGGCTGGGAAGGTAAGAAGTGA
- a CDS encoding DUF3000 domain-containing protein, with translation MTLGEAPPAPAVFRRAAATLRPGEVRPEIELEDIPAPQRLAPYSAAIGASVYRDDDELAVGRLIMLFDPDGQRGWDGQFRLVAYVRADMEPEITEDPLLGPVAWSWLTESLDAHGAGYTAAGGTVTRAVSEGFGNKAEDPVTTELELRASWSPLEEDLSSHVAAWCDLMCLAAGIPPLPPDVATLPPRRREDPEPFRT, from the coding sequence ATGACCCTCGGTGAGGCACCGCCCGCTCCCGCCGTCTTCCGGCGTGCGGCGGCCACCCTGCGCCCTGGCGAGGTCAGACCGGAGATCGAGCTGGAGGACATCCCCGCGCCCCAGCGTCTGGCTCCTTACTCGGCCGCCATCGGCGCCTCGGTCTACCGCGACGACGACGAGCTGGCGGTCGGCCGCCTCATCATGCTCTTCGACCCGGACGGCCAGCGCGGCTGGGACGGGCAGTTCCGGCTGGTCGCCTACGTCCGGGCGGACATGGAGCCGGAGATCACCGAGGATCCCCTGCTCGGGCCCGTCGCGTGGAGCTGGCTCACCGAGTCGCTCGACGCGCACGGCGCCGGTTACACCGCGGCCGGGGGGACCGTCACCCGGGCCGTCTCCGAGGGCTTCGGCAACAAGGCCGAGGACCCGGTCACCACGGAGCTGGAGCTGCGCGCCTCCTGGTCTCCGCTGGAGGAGGACCTTTCCAGCCATGTCGCCGCCTGGTGCGATCTGATGTGCCTTGCGGCGGGTATACCACCCCTGCCACCCGACGTGGCGACTCTGCCGCCACGCCGTCGCGAAGATCCGGAGCCCTTCCGAACGTGA
- a CDS encoding sugar phosphate isomerase/epimerase family protein, protein MSRFSLNQWTTKRWSVAEAVDGCVRHGVEAIGLWRQNVAEQGLDETVKLVADAGLRVSSLCRGGFLTSQDALDDNRRAIDEAAALNAACLVMVVGGLPGVAPGEPLGAFDRDLAGARERVAEALAVLAPYAGARGVRLALEPLHPVYCADRAVLSTLGQALDLAEPYPAEQVGVVVDTFHIWWDPQVLAQIARAGDRIASYQVCDFLHPLPADVLLGRGVMGDGVIDFAPLTRAVAEAGYTGDIEVEIFNADVWAADPDEVLTRVRTRFGELIEV, encoded by the coding sequence ATGAGCCGTTTCTCGCTGAACCAGTGGACCACGAAGCGGTGGTCGGTGGCCGAGGCCGTCGACGGATGCGTACGGCACGGCGTCGAGGCCATCGGCCTGTGGCGGCAGAACGTCGCCGAGCAGGGGCTGGACGAGACCGTGAAACTGGTCGCGGACGCCGGGCTGCGGGTGTCGTCCCTGTGCCGGGGCGGCTTCCTGACCTCGCAGGACGCGCTCGACGACAACCGCAGGGCGATCGACGAGGCGGCCGCGCTGAACGCCGCGTGCCTGGTCATGGTCGTCGGCGGCCTGCCGGGGGTGGCCCCCGGCGAGCCCCTGGGCGCCTTCGACCGGGACCTCGCCGGAGCGAGGGAGCGGGTCGCCGAGGCGCTGGCCGTACTCGCCCCCTATGCCGGTGCACGCGGGGTCAGGCTGGCCCTGGAACCGCTGCACCCGGTGTACTGCGCCGACCGGGCGGTGCTGTCCACTCTCGGGCAGGCGCTCGACCTCGCGGAGCCGTACCCGGCCGAGCAGGTCGGCGTGGTCGTCGACACCTTCCACATCTGGTGGGACCCGCAGGTCCTGGCCCAGATCGCCAGGGCCGGGGACCGGATCGCGAGCTACCAGGTCTGTGACTTCCTTCACCCGCTCCCCGCCGACGTGCTGCTCGGCCGGGGCGTGATGGGCGACGGCGTGATCGACTTCGCGCCGCTGACCAGGGCCGTGGCCGAGGCGGGCTACACCGGGGACATCGAGGTGGAGATCTTCAACGCCGACGTGTGGGCCGCCGATCCGGACGAGGTCCTGACCCGGGTCAGGACCAGGTTCGGCGAGCTGATCGAGGTCTGA